The following proteins come from a genomic window of Panthera leo isolate Ple1 chromosome E2, P.leo_Ple1_pat1.1, whole genome shotgun sequence:
- the NPHS1 gene encoding nephrin, with translation MALRTPGRVPLLLLGLLTTGLAHLPLPASAPRGFWALPENLTVVEGATAELRCGVSAPGSAVQWAKDGLLLGPDPRIPSFPRYRLEGDPDRGEFHLHIEACDLSDDAEYECQVGRSETGPELVSPRVILTILVPPKVLQLTPEAGSTVTWVAGQEYVVSCVSGDAKPAPDITFIQSEQTVSDISANVNVGSREKLFTTEATARVTPQSSDNGKLLVCEGSSPALDTPIRVSVTMNVLFPPGPPVIEWPGLDEGHVRAGQSLELLCVSRGGNPPATLQWLKNGQPMSTAWGTEHAEAVARSMLVMIVRPEDHGARLSCEAHNSVSTGTQERGVTLQVTFPPSAITILGSASQSENKNVTLSCITKSSRPRVLLRWWLGWRQLLPTEDMVMDGLHGGHISMSNLTFLVRREDNGLTLTCEAFSEAFTKETFKKSLILNVKYPAQKLWIEGPPEGQRLRAGTRVRLVCLAIGGNPDPSLTWFKDSRAVTEPRPPQEPRRVQLGSLEKSGSTFSRELVLITGPSDNQAKFTCKAGQLSASTQLVVQFPPTNVTILANASALRPGDALNLTCISVSSNPPVNLSWDKEGERLESVAIPPRSAPFKGSAAARSVLLRMSSRDHGHRVTCRAHSTELRETMSAFYRLNVLYPPEFLGEQVLVVTAVEQGEALLPVSVSANPAPEAFNWTFRGYRLSPAGGPRHRILSGGALQLWNVTRADDGLYQLHCQNSEGTAEALVRLDVHYAPTIRVLQDPTEVNIGGSVDIVCTVDANPILPGMFNWERLGEEEEDHSLDDMEKMSKGSTGRLRIHHAKLDQAGAYQCIVDNGVAPPARGLVRLVVRFAPQVEHPTPLTKVAAAGDSTSSATLHCRARGVPNIVFTWTKNGVALDLQDPRYTEHTYHQGMVHSSLLTIANVSAAQDYALFTCTATNPLGSDRTNIQLVSISRPDPPTGLKVMSMTPYSVGLEWKPGFDGGLPQRFQIRYEALGTPGILYMDVLPPQATTFTLTGLQPSTRYRVWLLASNALGDSGLMDKGSQISVTTPGLDQPSGEPDYQLPTEQPTRPSRLPLMPVLFAVGGLLLLSNISCVGGFLWQRRLRRLAEGISEKTEAGSEEDRVRNEYEDSQWTGGQDTQSSMVSTTDVEPYYHSMKDFSPQLPPTLEEVSYPRGLTHLEEDMAFPGHLYDEVERLNAPSGAWGPLYDEVPMGLCDPCWPEETYEDTRGIYDQVAGDFDPMETDSLPFELRGHLV, from the exons ATGGCCCTGAGGACCCCTGGCAGGGTTCCCCTGCTCCTTCTGGGGCTGCTGACCACAG GCCTGGCGCATTTGCCACTCCCTGCTTCCGCCCCCCGAGGCTTCTGGGCTCTGCCTGAAAACTTGACGGTGGTCGAGGGGGCCACTGCTGAGCTGCGGTGTGGGGTCAGCGCCCCTGGCAGTGCGGTGCAATGGGCCAAAGATGGGCTACTCCTAGGTCCTGATCCTAGGATCCCCAGCTTTCCGAGGTACCGCCTAGAAGGGGACCCTGATAGAG GTGAATTCCACCTGCACATTGAAGCATGTGACCTCAGCGACGATGCAGAGTATGAATGTCAGGTCGGCCGCTCAGAGACAGGCCCCGAGCTCGTGTCCCCCAGAGTGATCCTTACCATCCTGG TGCCCCCCAAGGTGCTTCAGCTGACCCCTGAGGCAGGAAGCACAGTCACATGGGTAGCTGGGCAGGAGTACGTGGTCAGCTGTGTGTCTGGGGATGCAAAGCCAGCACCTGACATCACCTTCATCCAGA GTGAACAAACAGTTTCTGACATCTCTGCTAATGTGAATGTGGGGTCCCGGGAGAAACTCTTCACCACAGAGGCCACAGCCAG GGTGACACCTCAGAGCTCAGATAATGGGAAGCTGCTGGTCTGTGAGGGGTCCAGCCCAGCATTGGACACCCCTATCCGGGTCTCGGTCACCATGAATGTTCTGT TCCCCCCAGGACCTCCTGTCATTGAATGGCCAGGCCTGGACGAGGGGCACGTGCGGGCAGGACAGAGCTTGGAGCTGCTGTGTGTGTCCCGAGGGGGAAATCCGCCAGCCACACTGCAGTGGCTGAAG aaTGGCCAGCCCATGTCCACAGCGTGGGGCACAGAGCATGCTGAGGCAGTGGCCCGAAGCATGCTAGTGATGATTGTGCGACCAGAAGACCACGGGGCAAGGCTCAGCTGTGAGGCCCACAACAGCGTATCGACGGGAACCCAGGAACGTGGGGTCACCCTGCAGGTCACCT TCCCCCCCAGTGCCATTACCATCCTGGGATCTGCGTCCCAGTCTGAGAACAAGAACGTTACACTCTCCTGCATCACCAAGTCCAGTCGCCCACGGGTCCTGTTGCGATGGTGGCTGGGTTGGCGGCAGCTGCTGCCCACAGAAGACATGGTCATGGAT GGCCTGCATGGTGGCCACATCTCCATGTCCAACTTGACGTTCTTAGTGCGACGGGAGGACAATGGTCTGACCCTCACGTGTGAAGCCTTTAGTGAGGCCTTCACCAAGGAGACCTTCAAGAAGTCACTTATCCTGAATGTGAAAT ATCCTGCCCAGAAGTTGTGGATAGAGGGCCCCCCAGAGGGACAGCGCCTCCGGGCTGGGACTCGGGTGAGGCTGGTGTGTTTGGCCATTGGAGGCAACCCAGACCCATCTCTTACCTGGTTCAAG GACTCCCGTGCGGTGACCGAACCGCGGCCGCCCCAGGAGCCGCGGCGGGTGCAGCTGGGAAGTCTGGAGAAGTCGGGGAGCACCTTCTCCCGCGAGCTTGTACTGATCACGGGTCCGTCGGACAACCAGGCCAAGTTCACGTGCAAGGCGGGTCAGCTCAGCGCATCTACGCAGCTTGTGGTGCAGT TTCCCCCAACAAACGTGACGATCCTGGCCAATGCGTCGGCGCTGCGCCCAGGGGATGCCTTAAACTTGACTTGCATCAGCGTTAGCAGTAACCCTCCTGTCAATTTGTCATGGGACAAGGAGGGGGAGAG GCTGGAAAGTGTGGCCATACCACCCCGTAGTGCCCCATTCAAAGGATCTGCAGCAGCCAGGAGTGTCCTTCTGAGAATGTCATCCCGTGACCACGGCCACCGAGTGACCTGCCGAGCCCACAGCACTGAGCTGCGGGAAACCATGAGCGCCTTCTACCGCCTCAATGTGCTGT ACCCTCCAGAGTTCCTGGGGGAGCAGGTGCTTGTGGTGACCGCGGTGGAGCAGGGTGAGGCACTgctgcctgtgtctgtgtctgccaACCCTGCCCCGGAGGCCTTCAACTGGACCTTCCGGGGCTACCGCCTCAGCCCAG CTGGTGGCCCTCGGCATCGCATCCTGTCCGGTGGAGCTCTGCAGCTATGGAACGTGACCCGTGCTGACGATGGCCTTTATCAGCTGCATTGCCAGAACTCAGAGGGCACCGCCGAAGCGCTAGTGCGGCTGGATGTGCACT ATGCCCCCACTATACGAGTTCTCCAGGACCCTACTGAGGTGAATATTGGGGGTTCTGTGGATATAGTCTGCACCGTTGATGCCAATCCCATCCTTCCAGGGATGTTCAACTGGGAGAGGCTG ggagaagaggaagaggaccACAGCCTGGATGACATGGAGAAGATGTCAAAGGGATCCACAGGGCGTCTTCGAATTCACCATGCCAAACTGGACCAGGCTGGTGCTTACCAGTGCATCGTGGACAATGGAGTAGCACCTCCAGCCCGAGGGCTGGTCCGACTTGTTGTCAGAT TTGCCCCCCAGGTGGAGCACCCCACTCCCCTAACTAAGGTGGCAGCAGCTGGAGATAGCACCAGTTCTGCCACCCTCCACTGTCGTGCCCGAGGTGTCCCTAACATCGTCTTCACTTGGACCAAAAATGGAGTCGCTCTGGATCTCCAGGATCCCAG ATACACAGAACACACATACCACCAGGGTATGGTCCACAGCAGTCTCCTGACGATTGCCAATGTGTCTGCGGCCCAGGATTATGCCCTGTTCACGTGCACAGCCACCAACCCCCTTGGCTCAGACCGCACCAACATTCAACTCGTCAGCATCA GCCGCCCAGATCCCCCAACAGGATTAAAGGTCATGAGCATGACCCCATACTCAGTGGGGTTGGAATGGAAGCCTGGCTTTGATGGGGGTTTGCCACAGAGGTTCCAGATCAG GTATGAGGCTCTGGGGACTCCAGGGATCCTGTACATGGATGTCCTACCACCTCAGGCCACCACCTTCACACTGACTGGGCTGCAGCCCTCTACACGATACAGGGTCTGGCTGCTGGCCAGCAATGCCCTGGGGGACAGCGGACTAATGGACAAGGGGTCCCAGATCTCTGTCACCACCCCAg gTCTAGACCAGCCTTCTGGAGAACCTGACTATCAACTGCCCACAGAGCAGCCTACAA GACCCTCAAGGCTGCCCCTGATGCCTGTGCTGTTTGCTGTTGGGGGTCTTTTGCTGCTTTCTAACATCTCCTGTGTTGGGGGATTCCTCTGGCAGCGGAGACTGAGGCGTCTTGCTGAAG GCATCTCAGAAAAGACAGAGGCAGG GTCGGAGGAAGACCGAGTCAGGAATGAATATGAGGACAGCCAGTGGACTGGAGGCCAGGACACTCAAAGCTCCATG GTTAGCACAACAGATGTAGAGCCATATTACCACTCCATGAAGGACTTCAGCCCCCAGCTACCACCAACACTGGAGGAGGTGTCTTATCCCCGAG GTCTCACACATCTTGAGGAGGATATGGCTTTTCCTGGACACCTGTATGATGAAGTGGAAAGACTGAATGCCCCATCTGGGGCCTGGGGACCCTTGTATGATGAAGTACCAATG GGCCTCTGTGATCCCTGCTGGCCTGAGGAGACATATGAAGATACAAGAGGAATCTATGATCAGGTGGCAGGAGACTTTGACCCGATGGAAACTGATTCTCTACCTTTTGAGCTGAGGGGACATCTGGTGTGA